GACCGAGTGAACCTAGGGCAGCGCGGCGACGCGTTTCCGCACGAGCTCAGCGGCGGAGAACAGCAGCGCGTTGCGATCGCGCGCGCGCTCATCAACAGCCCCACCCTGCTCCTTGCCGACGAGCCCACGGGCAATCTCGATCCCGACCACAGTTGGGAAATCGTCGAACTCCTTCTCCAACTCAACCTGAAGGGCACGACCGTGCTGGTCGCCAGTCACGATATGGCCATCGTCGAGAGGTGCCGCCAGCGGGTCGTCGAGCTTTCAGCCGGGCAGATCGTCTCGGATTCGGCGAGTCCTGGCCCGGTCCACGAGGTCGAAAACCCGGCTTCGGTGGCGAACCCGGAAGGCGGGATGGAGAGTCAGCCTTCGTTCGGTAGGCGCGACGTTCCGCCCGAAGAACTACTGGCCGGTGAAAGCGACCCTCCTGGCCTCGAATCGGAGGTGGAGCGTGCTTGACCGGATCGAATTCCTCCTGGGCGAGACGTTCGTCGCCCTGCGGCGCAACGGCCTCATGACCGTCGCAGCCGTCAGCACGGCGACTGTCGCGCTGTTCTTGATCGGCGGCCTCGGCTTTCTCTATCTCAAGCTGTACGAATACGCGAACAGCATCCCCAGCAGGTTCGAGATGCGGGCGTTTTTCAAGACCGGCACGACGTATGACGAGATTCGGAAGACTGCGGAGGCGGCTCGCAAAATCGAGGGGGTGGCGCTCGTGCAATGGATCCCGCGCGACAAGGCCTGGGAAAAGCAGCGCCAGCAGTACCCCGAACTCACCGAAGGCATCGAAAACCCTCTGCCGGACGCGCTGAAAATCAAGGTCGACGACCTCTCCAAGACCGAATCGGTCGCTGCCGCGGTGAGTGCGATCCCCACGATCGAGACCGGGGGCGTGAAGTATCTGGATGACCTCGTTCGGCAACTCGACGACATGATGCGGATGGTGCGGCTCCTGGGCCTCTTTTTGGGCGGGTTGAGCATCATCACGTCGGGCATTCTCATCTCCAACGCGATCCAGATGACGATTCATTCGCGGCGCAGGGAGATCAAGATCATGCAACTCGTGGGCGCGGCTCACCGCACGATCCAGATTCCGTTGGTTCTCGAAGGAGTGGTTCAAGGGATGGTAGGCGGCGTCCTCGCGACTTTGCTGCTTTGGGCCTCTCACGGCGCGATCGTTCGGATGCTCGATCAGTTCAGCACCGTGAGCGAGCCGGGACCGTTCCCGCTCAGCGCCATGTTTGCGGTCTTGCTGGCCGCCGGTGGCGTGTGCGGGTTTGTTTTTTCGGGCATCGCGGCAAGATCTCCGCTAAAATACGGAGGGGCAAGAGCATGAGGGCACTGAGGGCGCTCGCTTTACCGATTCTCGCGCTTGCGGCGGTCTGGGCCGTTTCGCAAGGGGGTTCGCAGGACGTATCGAAGCTCGAAACGGACCTCAAGCGGATCCAAGACAAGAGAGACTCCGCCAGCCGCAAACTGCGGGATACGCGAAAGCAGGTCAATACGGTCCGAACGGACATCCGCCAGATCGACTCCGAACTGGAAGAGTTGGAGAACTCGATCGCTCTAACCGCCGAGCGGCTCGAAACGGCGCAAGACGAGCAGGTCCGGGCAGCCGAAGAACTCGAGGTCGCAACCCACAAGCTCCAAGAACGGCGCGAACAGGTTCGAAGTCGGCTGCGTTGGATGTATATGAGCGGAGACTCCCACGTCGCCGAGGTGCTTCTCGGAGCCAAGGACATGGGGGAGTTCGCCTCGCGGAGCTATCTTCTCGAGCGGATCGCCAAAGCCGACAAGGAACTGTTCGACGCGTTCAAGGACCTCCGGGAGCAGGTTCGAGTTAAGAAGCTGGCGCAGGATAAGCTGGTCGCCCGAATCGGGGCGTTGCGCCGGCAGCAGGATTCCCAACAGCATTCGCTCAAGTCCACCCGCGACCAGAAGCAACTCGCCTTCGCGCAGCTTCGCGGTGTACAGCGCGACCTCGAACGCCTCATCGCCCAACTCGATGCGGACGAGCGCGCGATCGAAGCGAGGATCGAAGCGTATCACCGAGGCGCAGGCAAGGAGTCGCAATCCAAGCCGTTTTCAGGCAAGCTGGCCCGGCCGGTTCCCGGCGGAATGACGAGCGGTTTTGGCATGAGGCACCACCCCATTCTCAAGCGAAGCCGGATGCACAACGGGGTCGATTTCGGGGGCAAGAGCGGCGACCCGATCCGGGCTGCGGCAGATGGAGTCGTGATCTCGGCGACCTACATGAGCGGGTACGGCAACTGCGTCATCCTCGATCATGGCGGAGGGGTTTCCACTCTTTATGCCCACGCTTCGAGGCTCAACGTTCGCGAGGGCCAATCCGTCAAGCAAGGGCAAACGATCGCGGCCATCGGCGCAACGGGGCTCGCGACCGGCCCCCACCTTCACTTCGAGGTAAGGGTGAACGGAAAGCCCGTCAACCCGCTCGGCTGGCTCTAAGGCCCCGCAAGGTCCCAGAACACGCCGACTTGCGCTTCGGAGGGCGGCTCACGGCGTCCGGTCCAGTTCACCTCTTTGCGCCCGTCCCTGGCCCAGGTCGACTCCGGTGGGTAGGAGTCCTTGCCGCCAAGGTCCATGAAGAGGCCCAGAGTCAGCGCGCGGGAGCGCAAGCCAGAAACGGGGGCTTCCGCCGCTTTGCCGAGGGTCAGTCCCTTCGACACGTAACGATCATCGCCCCCGAGTTCACACAGCCATCCGATGCCGTTGGCGTTACCAGCCCCCAGGCTCAAGTTAGGGGCCAAATAGGAGTCGTTGCCCTGAAAATCGATCAAGATGCCAACGCTGAAGTCGTGACCCGCCCCTTGAGCCATGTTCATCGGCGCAACGTATTCGTCGTTACCGGATAGGTCAGCAAGAAGCCCGATGGCGAAGTGCGCCGACGCCCCTTGGGCATACCACTGGCCGGAGTACTTGTCGTTCCCTGCGCCGTCCCACAACACCCCGACTCCCTGCCAGTACCCGACCCCCTGCCCGAACACCCCACACGAATAGGTGTCGTCGCCGGCAAGGTCGGCGAGCAACCCGAAGCCACCCGCGATGCTGTGGCCATCGAGGTAGTCGGCCCGCCTGCCGTTGCCCACGCCCTGCGACATGCTGACGTTGTGCTGGGCCGACTGCGCCGATGGAAAGTCGATCACCTGATCGTTGGCGAAGTAACGGTCGTTCCCCCCTCGGTCGAGCAGACACCCAACCCCAAACGTCTGGCCGCACCCTTGCGTCTGGAGAAACCCGGAGTAGAGGTCCGAACCCGCCAGGTCCTCGACGATGCCGATGCCGAACATTCCGTATCCCAAAGAGTCTTGGTAGGCGTCGAACGTGTCGTCACCGAACTTGTCGAGCAGGACAGACACCCCCAATGTTGCGGAGCCCAGCCCCGGCAGGTGAGACCTATAGAGGTCCGAACCGCCGTTGTCGATCAGGATCGAATACCCCAGCAGAGCGCCCCCAGGCCCCGGAACGGAGGAGTTCGACTTGCGTCCTGAGTACTCCGCGATGGGCGTGGATTCCAGCGAACCCGCGCTGAGATATTTGTCATTGCCAAATCCATCGACCACAATCGATGCCCAATTCGAAGGCGACCGGTTGGAGGGCGTCAGAAGGTAGGTGTCGTGCCCCCCAGTGTCCAAGATCAGGAAGAACGGCTCGGGCCCATACTCAGAATCCGATCCCCCGCTGAGCGCGATCTTGCCCCAAATCGTCCCCACGCTCCACTCGAAACTCTGATTCATCGGCACGTCGGCGATCCATTCTGAGGCGCGCTGGGCGGCAAGCGCGAGGTCGAAGGCCCCCGCGAGCAAGTACGACACATCGGTCGAGGAAAAGTAGCTTCGCCGCATCGCCCATCCCGCGGAGTCCTCGCCATCCAGCGGAAGGCCGAAATGGCGGTAAACGGGTTCGAGATTGCCCAAACGAGAGAAGGCGAGCTTGTGGAACTGGAGGCTTCTCTCGGCGGTCAGCAGCACCAATGCCGCAGCCGCTTGCACGGAACCCGGCACCCGGCTCGTCGAAGGGAGGTCGCCCCCAAGGACCTTCGCGTCCGCCAGCTTGCGCAACGCCCGATCGAGCGCGCCTGGTGTCCGAGCCTCAGTCTCCAGCGGAGCGATCGGGTTGCCAAGTAGACTCCTTCGCATGGCGATGCCGAGCGGTCGAGCGAGCGTGCCGATGTGTTCCGAGGGCGCCCCGGCTTGGGCTGCGAGTTGTTCGACCACTTGCCGCGCAAATGCGGGCGTTCGCCAAGGACTCTCCGAACAGGCGTCGTACATTGGGGATGTGAATTCGCCTGTTTCAAAGAAACGAAGGAGCGTGGGGTCGAACCGGGCCGACTCCGGGGTCAATCCAGCGTCGCGCAAAGCCTCGGCGACTCGGGCGTCGGGATCGGCGTTCTGGGGGAGCAAGATCAGTAGGGTCGTTGCGATTGCTGTTGTCACGGGCGGCCTCTTGAGTACCCTTACGCCTTCGACGCGAGCCCAGTCGGCTCCTGCCTGGCCCCCACCCCCGTCGATGGAGTTCCCGGACTGGACGTTCGTGGGCAATAGCCCCGCCGCGGCCGAGTATTCGCTCCGCTTCCCCTCCTCGAGACCCCAAGGCGATTCCAAGAACGACGTCGTCGTCGTCCACGCTCTGATGCCCAAGACGGATCGGAAGCCGCACGCGGTGGTGATTCTGCATTATTGGGGGGCGACGGACCTGCGGGTCGAGAGAAACCTGGCGCAGCAGCTCAATCGCAGGGGCATTGCGGCCGTGGTCATGGAATTGCCGTTCCACCTCGAACGCACTCCGCTGGGGCTTCGTTCGGGTGCGGGCGCCATCGACCCCGATCCGGCGAAGCTGGTTCAGATCATGAGGCAGGCCGTCGATGACGTTCGTCGCACGTTCGATTGGATCGAATCGCGCCCCGAGTTCGATTCGAGTCAGCTCGGACTTGCCGGAACTAGCCTAGGCGCAATCGTCTCCGCGCTGGTTTCGGGGATCGATAGCCGGGTCGCGTCAGGGGCGTACCTGCTTGGCGGCGCGGAGATCGCCCATGTGATTTGGAATTCCTCGCGGATCGTCAAGGAGCGCGATGCGATGCGTCGGAACGGCGTAACGGAATCCTCCCTCCGCGGGGACCTCGCCGAGATCGAACCCGCGAACCACTTGCGGTCCCGATCGCCCAAGCGGTCTTTCGTCATCGGCGCAAGATACGACACGGTCGTTCCCCCTCGATCCACCGAAGCCTTGATTCAGGCTCTCGGAAACCCGCAAGTGATTTGGTTGGAAACGGGGCATTTTGGGGGGTTTCTCATCGAGAAGCAGGTTCACCAAGAGATCGCCAAGTTCTTCGCTGCGAGCGAGACCGGCGCGGAGTATGTCGCCCCCAAAAGCATTCGTGCGCCGACCCTGCGGCTTGGGTTTGAAGCCAATGCCGAGTCCGGGATCCAGATCGTCGCTGGCGTGGACGTGTGGCGTTCGAACGCGAGGGGAGATGGGTTCGCTTCGATCCTCGCCAGCCCGCGCGGCCCCCAATTCTTCGTGGGGTTCAAAGCCGAAAAGGGCCTCTCGATCGGGGCCACTTTGCGCTCCGGCTCCGTATCGCCGGGCCTCTTTTGGAGCATCGTTCTTTGAACCTCGACGATCTTGCCGCGCGGTCCGCTCGCAACATCGAGCGCACCTACCTCGCCATCGGACGCCGCACCCCCGGCGCGCGGACGGTATGCGGCGCGGGCTGGGTTTGCTGCCTCTCCGAACTCGATCACCCTATCTGCAACTTCGGGATCGTTCGTGCGGATGCCGAGTTCGACGCCGACGGACTGCGCCGCTTGATCGCCGAGAAGAAGGCGTTCAATTTGTATTCGTTCCGGTCTCTTCCGGCCGTCGTTCTCGACCGAGTAAGGGGTATGGGGTTCGTCCCGACCTATCGCTTGCTCCAGTTGTTCAGGTCAGGCCCGCTCGAAGGTCCGGCCGCTGAGTTGGAGGAAGCCGAAGGCCACGAGCGGCTGCAGGTCGCCGAGTTCATGGTCCGACAGTTCTTTTTTCGCCAAAGCCGGGCGGTTCGCCAGAACATCTCTCAAGCGACGGCCGAATGCGAATTGCCGCTTTATTGGTCGAAATCGCAGGGGCAAACCGTCGGCGCAGTGATGCTTTGCCCCGAAACGGGGGTTCTCGGCCTCTACAACCTCTGCATCGACCCCGACATGCGGTCACGGGGATTGGGTTCGGCGACCGTTCGGGCGATTCTCAGGGTTTCCTCGCAGTACGAGAGACCTGTCGTCTTGCAGTGCGACGCAGTTCTTGAGTCCTGGTACGGAGGTCTTGGGTTCTCAAAGTTGGGGACTGTCGAGGTTTTCTGCCGGAACCCACGAGAAACGAGGTTATAATGAGAACGGGCCTTGGGCCGTCACGATGAAGTCGCGTGGTTTTACGCTAACCGAAATACTGATCGTCGTCGGAATCCTGGCGATACTCGTTGCATTACTGTTTCCGGTAATGCAAGGCGTACGCGCGTCCGCAAAACGGACCGCCTGCACCTCCAATTACCACCAGGCGAACCTCGCTGCGCTTCTCTACATCGGCGACTACGACGACCATTTCCCGCTGGTCAACCATCACCCAGAGTCGATTCCTGATCCTCTTCGGGATCGCACCTGGGTCCAGTCGGTGCTGCCCTACGTGCGGTCGCTGAAGATGTTTCGGTGCCCGGCGGATTACACTCGCCGGTCGGAAATCGAGGCCGTGTTCAACGGCGATGTATACGCCGGCGATGCCTTTCGGCTCTATTACGAGGCCACCCTTCGGGTGAACCTCGGATACAACTACCTGTATCTCTCTCCCATCGTCCGAGTCGAAGGCAGTTGGGAAGTTCAGCCACGAGCAGTTTCGGCCATCGAAGACCCCTCTCGGACGATTCTGTTCGTCGACACCGTTTTTTCCCGAACTTCATCTGGGCTGCCGGATGGCGGCGGAAGCTACGTCGTGATTCCACCTTGTCGCTACTCGCGCGTGGGATTTCGAGTGATCGACAGCTTCGGGCTTCCTCCTGGCACTCAGGTGATGGCTGCGAGCCGGGGTTGGAAGCCACAGAACCCGACCTCGCCCTATCAGTTTGGGCTCGCTTGGCCCTGGCACAGCGACAGGCTCTCGATCGTCCGGCTCGGGGGCGCGGCGACGGTCGTGACTACGACAGGACTTTCCGCAGGGTGCGATGTGAAGGCAGGTTGGGCCGGGTTCATCAAGGATTCGAACCAATACGGCTGGGACCTCTTCTGAGTCCAAACGTCAACCGGTAAACTCACCCGCATGACCGCTTGGGTTGCGTCGGTTTTTCTGCTCGGCTCGCTGCAATCCCCTCCCTTGGAACTGCATCGGGGCGTGGGTTTGGACGGGCTTCAGACCCGGTATTGGGACGTGGTCGACACAACCCTCGACTCGAAGGAACCCGACACGTGCTTGGGGACGCTTCCCTACCTGCTCGGAGGGCAGGGGCGAACGATTCTGATCCGGTTTGGCGACCTCCGGAGGGCGCTCGGTCCAGGCAAGGAAGTCGTCGCCGCGTCGATCGTGCTCACCCAGTCCGCCGGGAACATCCCTTCGCTCCAAAGGGCTTCGGTACTGAACGGCCCGTGGCTCGAAGGTTCGTCGCAATCGCTCGCGCCTTGGATGGCCCCGCCTTCAGCCCCAGACAAGACGCCCCAACCCACGCCCGGAGCAAACTGGCGCTACCGCGTCGCAGGCAAGTCGGCGGTCGGTTGGCAGCAGCCTGGCGCGGGCGGCGCGGGAGATGGGTCGATCCTCGAGGGCGCGCAGGCTTCTCTCCGAGAAGGCCAGTTCGTCATCGCCGGCCTCGAAGGAGCGGTACAGAGGTGGTATGAGGCGCCGTACGCAAACCACGGAATCGCCCTCCACTTCGAAAACAACGTCGAATTTCGAAGCAGCCACGCGCCGAACGGGCGGCCGATCCTCCGCCTCACCACGCGCGAAAAACCACCCGCTCCTGGCCCGGATATTGCCGTCGTCGGGCTGTACGCGGAAACGACCGTCCCGAGGCCCCAACTGGGAACCCCTCACGTAGCCGCGCAAGACGGGGAGTCCATCGCCTACCGAACCGCACTGCCCTCGGCAGAGAGCGGATGGCCCATACCGGGGCAAACGGTTCGTTACCGTGCCAAGGTGAGGAACATCGGGACTGAAGTTGCGGCTGGTTTTGACGTCGTTTGGAGCAAGCAGTTCCGTTCGGGTGGGACCTCCTCGTTCAGTGGGGAACTGCGCCCCGGTGAAGAGACCGAGCTCACCTTCGAAACTCCGTTTCAGGGCGATCCTTTCGACCCAAGGACGACGCCAATCGGAGTCGTAGTGTCGCCGAAAGTGGGCGACGCCAACCCTGCAAACAACGCTGCGGCCACCTATGAGGCCGCACTCTCGGTGAAGGTGCGCCTTCACTCCTCCGTCGTCGACAAGGTCGGGCGCAAAGTCAACTTACTCGGCTCGCAGGCGGTCGAAGATTGGGTCCATTCGCAGGTCGCGCTCTTCAACGACACGTTCCTCGCGCAGAGCCGGTTTTCGTTCGCGGCGGATGGGGCAAAGGCGCGAGTCCGCGTCCAGGGGATTGAGGTGTTCGGCGGCGACGGGGCAGCGGCGACAAGCTTTGAGGCCGATCCGGCGGACCCCTCTCTCGACGGCGTCGTGACGCTCGGACCGGAGTTTGATCCTCAGACCCTCGACGCAGATCGTTCCTTCCTACGGCTTCTTTGCGGCGCGATCGGGCTCGTGGCGTTCGAATCGTCTCGACTCCGGGCGCAGGGACCCGACGCGGTGGTCAACGGCCTCCCCGACAACGTTCAGAGGGGTGGAGCCGATCGGTTTGCAGGGCTGTTGGGTTGGGGCGACACCCGGAACGAGAGCAGCCTGCCTCAGCAGCTTTCCCTGCTCTATGACCCCGTAGCCGACCCGATCGCTGACACGTTGTTCATCGAACCCACCGATCTGCTTTCGGCCACGGAGGTCGGAGGGCTGCAATCGAACCTGGGCTTCCGAGGGACGGACCCCGGGGCGTATCTGTTCGGCGTGCCGACGGTCGTCATGCTGCGCCTTCGCGACCTTTCTGGCCAGCCCATCGGAAAGGCGGAGGTCGAGGTCTACCCTATGGCGGGCGGAAAGATCGACACGAGCAGCCCTCCGGCGAAGCTGACGACAAGCGAGGACGGCGTCGCCCTCCTCCCCAAGCGCCCGACCCAAGCTCCAGAGAACTACAAATCGCCCTCCGGCCATAAGGCCATCGACAGCCTCTTTGGACGCATCGACCCGTTAGGCTCGAACTCGGCTCTGCTTGTGAAGGCGGCTAAGAACGGGACGACGGATTATGGCTACCTGAAAGTCTGGCAGTTCGTCGATGCATACCGGCGTTCGGGAGTGGGAGTCGCCTTTCTCGAACTCCGCCTGAACCTGGGCTCGGCTTCGGACGTCGAGAATTACGCCGCTTCGGGACTTCTGAGCGACTCCGCGAACGGCCTTCCGGCTCAATTGCACGCCCTTGTCGATGGCGACCCTACGACGGCGCACCGGCTTCCCGGCGAGGGGGGTTGGGTACAAATCGACCTCGGCAGGGACCGCTCGATTGCCGAAATCCAACTCCTCGCGCCTGCTGACGGCTCTTGGGAGTCGTTCGACATCGTCACGTACGCGACGGGCCAGCTTCCCATCGAGGCGCAGGTCTGGGCGACGGAGCGCGATTTCTCTTGGACGCGGGACAATCGGTACCTTTTGGAGCCGAATGGCGCACGCGCGATCTCCTACCGAGCGAAGGTGA
The genomic region above belongs to Candidatus Nitrosymbiomonas proteolyticus and contains:
- a CDS encoding cell division ATP-binding protein FtsE, which encodes MNPKATEPYIRYQDVVVRYSDYVVGLKGVSLDVQRGEFVFLTGISGSGKSTMLKLLSREVRETSGRVAFDGKDLSRVSDRDIPYLRRKMGIVPQDFGLLQQKRVWENISYAMRAVGATKREVRTRVPQILDRVNLGQRGDAFPHELSGGEQQRVAIARALINSPTLLLADEPTGNLDPDHSWEIVELLLQLNLKGTTVLVASHDMAIVERCRQRVVELSAGQIVSDSASPGPVHEVENPASVANPEGGMESQPSFGRRDVPPEELLAGESDPPGLESEVERA
- a CDS encoding cell division protein FtsX, which produces MLDRIEFLLGETFVALRRNGLMTVAAVSTATVALFLIGGLGFLYLKLYEYANSIPSRFEMRAFFKTGTTYDEIRKTAEAARKIEGVALVQWIPRDKAWEKQRQQYPELTEGIENPLPDALKIKVDDLSKTESVAAAVSAIPTIETGGVKYLDDLVRQLDDMMRMVRLLGLFLGGLSIITSGILISNAIQMTIHSRRREIKIMQLVGAAHRTIQIPLVLEGVVQGMVGGVLATLLLWASHGAIVRMLDQFSTVSEPGPFPLSAMFAVLLAAGGVCGFVFSGIAARSPLKYGGARA
- a CDS encoding metalloendopeptidase, with amino-acid sequence MRALRALALPILALAAVWAVSQGGSQDVSKLETDLKRIQDKRDSASRKLRDTRKQVNTVRTDIRQIDSELEELENSIALTAERLETAQDEQVRAAEELEVATHKLQERREQVRSRLRWMYMSGDSHVAEVLLGAKDMGEFASRSYLLERIAKADKELFDAFKDLREQVRVKKLAQDKLVARIGALRRQQDSQQHSLKSTRDQKQLAFAQLRGVQRDLERLIAQLDADERAIEARIEAYHRGAGKESQSKPFSGKLARPVPGGMTSGFGMRHHPILKRSRMHNGVDFGGKSGDPIRAAADGVVISATYMSGYGNCVILDHGGGVSTLYAHASRLNVREGQSVKQGQTIAAIGATGLATGPHLHFEVRVNGKPVNPLGWL
- a CDS encoding type II secretory pathway, pseudopilin PulG, whose amino-acid sequence is MKSRGFTLTEILIVVGILAILVALLFPVMQGVRASAKRTACTSNYHQANLAALLYIGDYDDHFPLVNHHPESIPDPLRDRTWVQSVLPYVRSLKMFRCPADYTRRSEIEAVFNGDVYAGDAFRLYYEATLRVNLGYNYLYLSPIVRVEGSWEVQPRAVSAIEDPSRTILFVDTVFSRTSSGLPDGGGSYVVIPPCRYSRVGFRVIDSFGLPPGTQVMAASRGWKPQNPTSPYQFGLAWPWHSDRLSIVRLGGAATVVTTTGLSAGCDVKAGWAGFIKDSNQYGWDLF